A genomic region of Ictidomys tridecemlineatus isolate mIctTri1 chromosome 10, mIctTri1.hap1, whole genome shotgun sequence contains the following coding sequences:
- the LOC120887583 gene encoding uncharacterized protein LOC120887583 has protein sequence MDSHNMSWIRYPSHVSPAVEDVIAAQSVISRCMHVYVALLVPLSLVTGLFNLITFIRNHGKLVALDMLLSGLTVTSILVTLLSLNAASRPDYILTTNLHCGVLSFFSNMCYFNAQYLQVAMLVLFLLPGSSSYLLTGAQGTWRPLAGLAAIWGCAVCSSLVVVSLLGTSRELHQTTLCQADPLTAWPEYEIVKFSLGFGLALVLKLVLLLLLSAKPAWRTALTRRDTASARWVVLAITLNMFACRLFSSTVLLQRARRKMQRDIGSPRDELLMNLAELVLSGESCVNSLFTLVFHKPCKLMLLDALGHLTQRCRRGGTNNSVS, from the coding sequence ATGGACTCCCACAATATGTCCTGGATTCGGTACCCAAGCCATGTGTCCCCAGCAGTGGAAGATGTCATTGCTGCACAAAGTGTCATCTCCaggtgcatgcatgtgtatgttgCTCTGCTTGTACCTCTGAGCTTGGTGACGGGGCTCTTCAACCTGATCACTTTCATTCGAAACCATGGCAAGCTGGTGGCCCTGGATATGCTGCTCTCAGGCCTCACGGTCACAAGTATCCTGGTGACACTGCTGTCACTCAATGCTGCCAGCAGGCCTGACTACATACTCACAACCAACCTGCACTGTGGGGTCCTCTCCTTCTTCTCCAATATGTGCTATTTCAATGCCCAGTACCTGCAGGTGGCCATGCTTGTCCTGTTTCTATTGCCGGGTTCCTCGAGCTACCTGCTCACAGGGGCCCAGGGCACCTGGAGGCCTCTGGCAGGCCTGGCTGCCATTTGGGGCTGCGCTGTCTGCAGCTCTCTGGTTGTGGTATCCCTGCTGGGTACATCCAGAGAGCTGCACCAAACCACCCTGTGCCAGGCGGACCCCCTGACGGCCTGGCCTGAGTATGAAATTGTTAAGTTCAGCCTGGGCTTTGGGCTTGCCCTCGTTCTCAAGCTggttctcctcctcctgctctctgctAAACCAGCCTGGCGGACAGCTCTCACCCGGAGGGACACCGCCTCTGCACGCTGGGTGGTACTGGCCATCACTCTGAACATGTTTGCCTGCCGACTCTTCTCCAGCACAGTGCTCCTCCAACGGGCCAGGCGGAAGATGCAGAGGGACATAGGCTCCCCGCGGGATGAGCTGCTCATGAACCTGGCAGAACTGGTCCTGTCTGGGGAGAGCTGTGTGAACTCCCTGTTTACCCTGGTCTTCCACAAGCCCTGCAAGCTCATGCTGCTGGACGCCCTAGGGCACCtcacacagaggtgcagaagaggAGGCACCAACAACAGCGTCTCCTAG
- the Gper1 gene encoding G-protein coupled estrogen receptor 1, producing the protein MDVTSPAHTFGMEIYPRTTQLADSNSTSPELNLSLPLQGTALVNQTGDLSEHQQYVIGLFLSCLYTIFLFPIGFVGNILILVVNISFREKMTIPDLYFINLAAADLILVADSLIEVFNLDEQYYDIAVLCTFMSLFLQINMYSSVFFLTWMSFDRYIALAKAMRSSLFRTKHHARLSCGLIWMASVSATLVPFTAVHLQHTEEVCFCFADVREVQWLEVTLGFIIPFAIIGLCYSLIVRVLIKAHKHRGLRPRRQKALRMIFAVVLVFFICWLPENVFISVHLLQRTQPGAAPCKQSFRHAYPLTGHIVNLAAFSNSCLNPLIYSFLGETFRDKLRLYVEQKTNLPALNRFCHAALKAVIPDSTEQSDVKFSSAV; encoded by the coding sequence ATGGATGTGACCTCTCCAGCCCACACTTTTGGCATGGAGATTTACCCACGTACCACACAGCTGGCAGACTCCAACAGCACCTCCCCAGAACTCAACCTGTCTCTTCCGCTACAAGGCACTGCCCTGGTGAACCAGACGGGGGACCTCTCTGAGCACCAGCAGTATGTCATTGGCCTCTTTCTCTCCTGTCTTTACACCATCTTCCTGTTTCCCATTGGTTTTGTGGGGAACATTCTGATCCTGGTGGTGAACATCAGTTTCCGTGAGAAGATGACGATCCCCGACCTGTACTTCATCAACCTGGCGGCTGCAGACCTCATCCTGGTGGCCGACTCTCTGATCGAGGTATTCAACCTGGACGAGCAGTACTATGACATTGCCGTGCTCTGCACCTTCATGTCTCTCTTCCTGCAGATCAACATGTACAGCAGTGTCTTCTTCCTCACCTGGATGAGCTTTGACAGGTACATCGCACTGGCAAAAGCCATGCGCTCCAGTCTCTTCCGAACGAAGCACCATGCCAGGCTGAGCTGCGGTCTCATCTGGATGGCCTCCGTCTCGGCCACCCTGGTGCCCTTCACGGCAGTCCACCTGCAGCACACGGAGGAGGTCTGCTTCTGCTTTGCGGACGTCAGGGAGGTGCAGTGGCTGGAGGTCACCCTGGGGTTCATCATTCCCTTCGCCATCATCGGGCTCTGCTACTCCCTCATCGTCCGTGTCCTTATCAAAGCCCACAAGCACCGAGGCCTGCGCCCCCGGAGGCAGAAAGCGCTCCGCATGATCTTCGCCGTGGTCCTGGTCTTCTTCATCTGCTGGCTGCCGGAAAACGTCTTCATCAGCGTCCACCTCCTGCAGCGCACCCAGCCGGGGGCTGCTCCCTGCAAACAGTCCTTCCGCCATGCCTACCCCCTGACCGGCCACATTGTCAACCTCGCAGCTTTCTCCAACAGCTGTCTGAACCCCCTCATCTACAGTTTCCTCGGGGAGACCTTCAGGGACAAACTGAGGCTGTACGTGGAGCAGAAGACAAACCTGCCAGCTCTGAACCGCTTCTGCCACGCCGCCTTGAAGGCAGTCATTCCGGACAGCACTGAGCAGTCGGATGTCAAGTTCAGCAGTGCTGTGTGA